AAGTCAAAGGGAGCGTAAGCCAGCATGAGTGTCACCCCGCATCCGCAGACCATTTTGATGCTTTGTCACGACCAGCATCTCGACCGGCGTGTCGTTGCCCAGGCCCAGTCCCTTATTTCGACCGGTTGCCGGGTAACGCTTGTGGCGCTCTCGTTTGGTCCGGAAAGCAGCAGGGAAGTTACGCCCGAGGGAATAAATCTTGTCCGTATCGGACTCACCAATATAGTTCCGGAGAACCCGACATATCGCAGTTACATGAGGCGTCAGCAGAGACTGAACACAATCCTGAACTGGTCAGCCAATCGAATTCCGGCGCTTCGTTCCGCTTTCAACACGGCGTTTCGGCTCGCTTCAAAGACAAACTGGCAGTGCTATCGGGCGATGCTCTTGCTGGTGTATCGAAACCGCACCTTGCACGACCCCCTGCCCTTCCGAAGTGCATTCGTGAACGCTGCAGCGAGCCTCGAGGGCGATGTCATCCAGGTGCACGATCTGCCGGCCCTCGAAGCCGGCGTCGAACTTGCCGCCCAGCGCCACGCCCCCCTCGTTTATGACGCGCACGAACTCTATCCAGAGCAAAAGTCCTTTTCGGCGATACAGCGCCGAATCTGCTCAGCTGCCGAAGCTCGCTTGATCCGTCATGCCGACCTGATCTTCGCTGTCAATGAATCCATTGGACGCGAGATGGCTGAGCGCTACTCAATCGACATGCCGAAGGTCTTGTTGAACGCAATCGATCCTCCCGCTGCGTTCGATCCGTCGCTCAAGTATGACCTCCTGCGAGAGAAGCTCGGGCTCAGCAAGGACAGACGCCTCCTGCTATTCCAGGGAGGTTTCGCTCCAAATCGAAACCTCGAGAACCTCGTCGCTGCATTCTCGAAAGTCGCCACCCCCGACGTTGACCTGATCATGATGGGCTTCGGCCCGTTCGGAGACACCTTGCGCGCCATCGCAAGCAAGCACGGCTTGCTCGACAAACGCGTTTTCTTTCTGCCGGCAGTTCCACAATCAGAGCTCCTGCAGCACAGCGCATCCGCAGACATGGGCATCATCCCGTACCCCCATGTCGATCTGAACTCCTACTACTGCACGCCGAACAAGTTGTTCGAATTCATCCAGGCCGGCCTTCCCATACTGGCAAACGAGTCGCCCGAGTTGGATCGGTTCGTCGTTCAGCAGGGCTTTGGCGTTGCTCGCCCGATGCAATGCGCAGATGACATCGCGGCCGCGGTCGATCATGCCTTCTCACGCACGGAGATTCCGGACTGGAGACGTCACATCCAGATGCGTCGGGGCGAATTTGCCTGGCGGACTCAATCCGTCAGCTACCTGGAGGCAATGCGGTCAGTGTTCAACTCCGCGGTCGAGAGAAGGCCCCCGGTGTGCGAAGCGGAGGCAACACCATGAACAACCGTTTGAAGGCGCTCTCGCTGCGCTCACGAAAGGCTCTCGTCACCCTTGTTGCAGCCACAGGCGTCCTCGCCGGCTGCAATCAGGATCTCGACTACCTCAGTCTTCGGTCCCACGTTCCTTTTGCTAGCGCCTCATCATCCTCAGCGCAGACGGATGTAGATCGCGCCCACCACTTGGTCGATGCGGACGGCATCCCTTTTCTAAGCATCAACAACGTGGGTAAACAGCGCCACCCTGCATGGATAGCGCTCTATGCGCTCGCCTATGCCGGCAGGGAGGTCTATGACGAAAGGCTTGCGGGGCTTGAGGATGACCTGAAGTTCCAGGCCTGTATCGATTGGCTGGAGAACAACCTGCGCCAGGACAAACACGGCCAATGGGTCTGGCAGTACCACTTCGACAGCACGTACAACGACATCTCGATCAAGGCCCCGTGGTCCAGCGCTTTTGCTCAGGCCACGGGCATCCAAGCGCTGCTCGTAGCATATGAGCGCACCGGCGAAAGCCGCTACATCGATTTGGCGAAGAAGGCTGCACAGCCGCTATTTACTCCGCTTCGCGCAGGTGGCTTCCTGTTCGAGGCCGGTGCCGATATCTGGTTCGAGGAGATTCCTGAGCCAATCGAGAACCCCGGCCATATCCTGAATGGCCACATGCGGGTACTTCTTGCGCTGGCGGATCTTCACGAGGCAACGAACGACGAGACGGCCGCAACATGGCTCCAACGGGGTACCGACACGCTGCATCGATGGCTTCCGAAATTCGACACGGGCTATTGGTTGCGGTACGACCTCAATCCCCGCAAGGAAGATCTGCTGTTCAGGTTTGCCAATCCGTACGGCTTTCCCGCTCACGCACTCGCGATCGACAAGATCACGCTGCGAGATCCCGTTTCTAAGACAGAGGTATCGGTCGATGTCGGAAGCGAGATGGATGCCACCGGTGCGGCACGCATCGCGGGGACGCACTGGGGACAGATCGAAGAGGTGGCCGGTCGTTCGGCACGGAAACTCATCCCCGCGGCGCTCGATGACAAGCCCGACGAAATGCGGGCTCCGCACACCTACTTCTACGTCTCTTTACCCGGCGAGTGGAAGGACAACCTCCGCGACCAATGGTACGAACTCATCATCGAGTACTACGACGATATCGCAGCCAATATCACGATCCAGCAACGTTCAATTGCACCCGGGCAGACTTTCCGAGACATGCGCGATGGTGATCTTCATCTGAACGGCGCTCGTCACTGGCGAAAATGGATCATACCGGTACGTCCATCGGATCTCGGATACTCAGTAGGGAGATCTTACGCCTCCAAGCACTTCCAGTACCTTGCAAAACTTTCGGAGCGGAAGAAAGGTTTGGAACCTTGGGCAAGGATTGCTGCTGGCTACCTGAACCTCACCGGAGCACCCGCTCTTGTCAACCGCGTCGAACCGAAGGGGCAACTCAGCCTTCCTGATCAAACGCCGCTCCTACCTATCTACTCTCTGGACTCAAATGGAGTTGTAAGACTACATATTGGCGATTCATCAACAAAGTGGCAATCGGACGGAAAACTGGATCCCGCTAGCGGACGAGGAACTCCCGTCTATTCGCCATACATTGTTGCGGAACAGCTGATATCGGGATCAGAAATGCCCGGGGCGAGTTCATTCATGGATAACGCACATCTTATTCGCAAGGACTCTGCGTTGCACTGGCTTCTCGACCCTGCCAACTACTCATCCGTGAACAATACGTCGATCTATTACTATCCATTTGATAACACTTATAACGATATAGCCAGCCGCGCACCATGGCCATCCGCTTTCGGACAGGCGTACGTGCTTAAGTCCTTGGTGCGGACCTTTGAGAGCACAAAGGAAAACGACGAATCCCTCAAGTCGGCCATAAAGCGCACCGGACTTGGATTCTCTGTTGAGTTGGGTGAAGGCGGTATCACCCACATAGATCGATCTGGACACGCTTGGTACGAGGAGGTTCCTAACGGCACGCACGTACTGAACGCGCACCTAGTCAGCGTGCCTCAACTCGCTGAGGCGTCTCGCACGCTGAACGACAAGGAACTTAACACTCTCTCAAGTCGAGCCATTCTTGCGCTAAGAGAAAAGCTGAATCTCTTTGACACGGGATATTGGTTACGCTATGACCAGAACCCAAGGAAAGAACTACTCATTCAGCTGGACTGGATTGATGGGGATAGATCGCCACTAATCGATACAGTCTTGCTTCAGAACCCTCAGACCGGTAAATACATTAGCCTAGACATTGGCACTCCTACAGATGCAGAGGGGCACGTCCGACTTTCTGGAACCGAATGGGGCCCCCAGCAGATCGTAGACGGTAGAACAGTGCGTCACTTCTCCAATGGTTATCAAACACGCGATGAAGCTGTACAGGGAGGAACAACACATAACGCTTTTCTCATCCTTCAACTTCCAGACTGGGATTACGCCGATGTTTTCGATACTCCCCCACATCGCCTGATCATTCGATACAAGGACACCGGTAAAGGTAACTTTGCGATCAAGACGCAGGCCATCCACGAAGGAAATCGCTTGACGTTCGTCCCACTGCGTGGAGGCATCTGGACTCTTCAAGGCGATCAGCAATGGAAAGAGGCAGTCTTCACGATTCGCCCCCAAGACATGGGTTGGTACAAAGGTCCTGACTACCAGCAGTACGAAGTCGAACAGTTACAACGCATTGCGAACCTGACCAACGATTGGTTCTTTTATCAATATGCAGACCGCCACCGGGACTTTCTTGCGCGGCAACGCGACGGAGTCGCTGCAATCGTCGAAAAGCAAGACGCGAGCAACACCCTGCCGATCACCCTGCGGGTACTGGACGCGGGCGGCACCTATCCGGGACACGGCTTTGAGAACTCCATTGATGGGGACCCGAATGACGACTACACCGCAGGGCTCGAGAACGACACGAATTATGTCGTAGTCGAACTTGAGCGCGAAGTTCGATTGGCAGCGATCGGTCTGCACTGGGAGAGCGAGCAAAACCGTGCAGACTTCGTTCGTGTCCGTGAGCTTCTCTCCGACGGCTCGATCGGACGCACGCTGGCAGAGGGCTCACCAGGTCCGGGGCAGGTGGTCAGAATGCGTCTCGACCCTGGACACGCAGTCAGGAGGCTTCGAATCGACTTTGGCGCGTTCGCCGGACAGGCACGCATCCTACTCCGGCAAATCAAAGCAATTGAGGCGGAGCACGGCATAACTACTCCGTCTCTTTTTCGGCGGGACACCAACCAGTTTCTCACAAGCACTGACCCCGCTAATCCGCTTAACGTATTTAGGATTCCAATCACGGAATCGATCCGCCACATTGCAAGGTCTCTGGTAGACGACGCGAGTTCTGATCATGACAAGATCGTTGAATTCATGCGCTATATTGGTCAGTTCAAAGTTGGGGTTGCTTCAGACTCATCTCCTGAGGCCACAGTAACAGAGCGAATCGGCGCATGCGGGACGTTTACAAATACATTGCTGGCATTGAGCGCTTCACAAAACCTTAGAGGGCGTGTTATTAGCATGCTCAACTTCCCTACTAACGATGGCCACGCTGTTGCGGAAATATTCACCGACGGCAAGTGGCGCCTCTATGACCCGACCTATGGGACATATTACATCGATCGACGCCGGCCGGAAGCAGGAGCCCTATCCTTCGACGAAATTAAGACCGGGTTTATGACTGGAGCCGTAGATATCGGGCAAGAGGTTCTCACCTACCGTCCTGGTCTCGACCGATTCACCGGCAGGGATATATTTGTCAAAGCAGATCCCTCTGGTGTTATTGGCCCCGACCGACCTATGGTGTTCCGGCTCTTTCTCGACGCTACCGATCGTCCACAGCTACTACAGGCCGATTTTGGACCGAAGTTTCAAGGGGCGAATTTTTTGGGAGCAGCCAGCACGAACCAGAATCATGAATGGATAATTTCTGGACTAACCCCTGGGCATGCATATATTTTTTCGGTCGAACCAGAGTATCTCGGGGGCGATATTGAGGTTGGCGATAGTTATATTTTTTCTCTTTTCTCGACCATTGAGGGCGAACGAAAGAAACAAGAAGAAGTTTTGCACAACTTCGACTTCTCAATGAAGCCGGTGGCGCCTTGGCGAATTCATTTTGTCGCTGATAACGCCGAGATCAAGATCATCTTATCGCATCGATATAGAGGCCCTAGATTTCGGTATATGTGGATGAAGAGCTACAGGATTGAGCGCATGAACGAGGAGAATTCATAATGTGTGGTTTTGTTGGTTTGGCAGGCAGCGACGTTGCCTCAACAGTATCTCCGAAACATGCTGAGGCGATGCTCAAGTCGATCGCTCACCGAGGACCAGATGGTGACGGGCTTTTTACGTCAAGAAACATGAAGGTCTGTCTAGGGCATAGTCGCCTCGCGATTATCGACCCCGAACACGGCAGGCAGCCCATGACCACGCAAGACGGGGAATTGACCGTCGTGTTCAATGGCGCGATATACAACTACCTCGAATTGCGGCGTGAACTGATCGGCAAGGGTCATCCGATTCACTCCTATTCGGATACCGAGGTACTGCTCTACGCCTACCGTGAATGGGGCGAGCATTGCGTTGATCGCTTCCTAGGAATATTCGCGTTCGCGATCTGGGATGAGCGAAATCACCGTTTGTTCTGCGCACGTGACCGGATCGGAATAAAACCCTTCTACTACGCATTTGACGGAAAAACGCTTGCGTTCGGCTCCGAGATCAAGGCAATCCTCGCGTCTGGCGTGGTGAAAGCGGAGGCGGACAGGCCAGGACTGCAGGACTACCTCACGTTCCAGTTCTGCTTGGGCGACAAGACGCTCTTCAAGAATATCCTCAAGCTCGAGCCGGGCCATTGCATGACGGTCCAGCTTGATGGCGATCGCCTTTCGCTGCATACACGGCAGTACTGGGATCTCAGGTATGAGATCGACGAAGGCCACGACGAGCGCTGGTTTGTGGACCATCTCGCTGGCTTGATCGAAGACGCCACCCGTATGCATTTGCGTTCGGACGTTCCGCTGGGCGCACATCTTTCCGGCGGCCTGGACTCAAGCACGGTCGTATGCCTGGCCGCCGGTCTGCTCCAGGGGGAGCGGATCAAGACCTTTACCGGGGCCTTTCCGGAAGGTCCGCAGTTCGATGAAACGGGCTATGCGAAAGAGGTTTCCGCCTTTGCGGGGACGGACTACAGGGAGATCTACATTCAGGGCTCCGAGCTGCCCGATGTTCTCCCGAAGCTGATGTACTACATGGACGAGCCGCTGGCGGGGCCAGGAGTCATTCCGCAGTACTACGTGTCGAAGCTCGCATCGGAGCATGTGAAAGTCGTACTCGGGGGGCAAGGTGGCGACGAACTCTTCATCGGCTATACGCGCTATCTGGTTGCGTACCTAGAGAAGTGCCTTGCCGGCGCGATCTATCAGACCGCTGACCAGCATCGATACGCGGTCTCCCTGGAATCGATTGTTCCGAACCTGCCGCTTCTGCAGACCTATCGCCCAATGCTCCAGGGGTTCTGGAGCAAGGGGCTATTCGATGCACCTGACAAGCGCTACTTCAGCTTGATCGACCGTAGCGAAGGCATGAACCACCTGTTCAGCAACGACCTGTTCTCGAGTGGCTATTCGCCCTTCGAGTCTTTCCAGCAGATCTTCAACCGCGATGGACTGGATTCGCTCATCAATCGGATGACCTATTTCGATCTGAAGGGCTCGTTGCCGGCTTTGCTTCACGTCGAGGATCGCACGAGCATGGCGGCATCGATCGAGTCGCGCGTCCCCTTGCTGGATCACCGCATCGTGGAGTTCATGGCGACCATTCCGCCGAATATCAAGTTCGCCGGCGGTCGCATGAAGCATCTGTTCAAGGAAGCCGTTCGTAACACGGTGCCGAAGAAGATCTTCGACCGACAGGACAAGATGGGCTTCCCGACACCGCTCGCGCAGTGGACGAAGGGCGTGGCACGCGAGTTCGTACGGGATATCCTGCTTTCCGATCGAGTTCGGCAACGGGGTATCTATAACGTCAATGCGATCGAACGTGCAATTGACAGCGAACGCGAGTTCGGGCGCGTGGTCTGGGGGCTGCTGTGTCTCGAGCTCTGGCACCGGATCTTCATTGACGGAGACATGAAGGTCAATGCCTGAGTCGAAGCATGCAGCTAAGTCGGTAGTGATGCTAACCGCCGACCGTCAGATCGACCGACGCATTCTGCTCGAGGCAGACAGTCTCGAGGCCGCAGGTTGGGTGGTTA
This region of Thauera sp. JM12B12 genomic DNA includes:
- the asnB gene encoding asparagine synthase (glutamine-hydrolyzing) gives rise to the protein MCGFVGLAGSDVASTVSPKHAEAMLKSIAHRGPDGDGLFTSRNMKVCLGHSRLAIIDPEHGRQPMTTQDGELTVVFNGAIYNYLELRRELIGKGHPIHSYSDTEVLLYAYREWGEHCVDRFLGIFAFAIWDERNHRLFCARDRIGIKPFYYAFDGKTLAFGSEIKAILASGVVKAEADRPGLQDYLTFQFCLGDKTLFKNILKLEPGHCMTVQLDGDRLSLHTRQYWDLRYEIDEGHDERWFVDHLAGLIEDATRMHLRSDVPLGAHLSGGLDSSTVVCLAAGLLQGERIKTFTGAFPEGPQFDETGYAKEVSAFAGTDYREIYIQGSELPDVLPKLMYYMDEPLAGPGVIPQYYVSKLASEHVKVVLGGQGGDELFIGYTRYLVAYLEKCLAGAIYQTADQHRYAVSLESIVPNLPLLQTYRPMLQGFWSKGLFDAPDKRYFSLIDRSEGMNHLFSNDLFSSGYSPFESFQQIFNRDGLDSLINRMTYFDLKGSLPALLHVEDRTSMAASIESRVPLLDHRIVEFMATIPPNIKFAGGRMKHLFKEAVRNTVPKKIFDRQDKMGFPTPLAQWTKGVAREFVRDILLSDRVRQRGIYNVNAIERAIDSEREFGRVVWGLLCLELWHRIFIDGDMKVNA
- a CDS encoding glycosyltransferase, coding for MSVTPHPQTILMLCHDQHLDRRVVAQAQSLISTGCRVTLVALSFGPESSREVTPEGINLVRIGLTNIVPENPTYRSYMRRQQRLNTILNWSANRIPALRSAFNTAFRLASKTNWQCYRAMLLLVYRNRTLHDPLPFRSAFVNAAASLEGDVIQVHDLPALEAGVELAAQRHAPLVYDAHELYPEQKSFSAIQRRICSAAEARLIRHADLIFAVNESIGREMAERYSIDMPKVLLNAIDPPAAFDPSLKYDLLREKLGLSKDRRLLLFQGGFAPNRNLENLVAAFSKVATPDVDLIMMGFGPFGDTLRAIASKHGLLDKRVFFLPAVPQSELLQHSASADMGIIPYPHVDLNSYYCTPNKLFEFIQAGLPILANESPELDRFVVQQGFGVARPMQCADDIAAAVDHAFSRTEIPDWRRHIQMRRGEFAWRTQSVSYLEAMRSVFNSAVERRPPVCEAEATP
- a CDS encoding D-glucuronyl C5-epimerase family protein — protein: MNNRLKALSLRSRKALVTLVAATGVLAGCNQDLDYLSLRSHVPFASASSSSAQTDVDRAHHLVDADGIPFLSINNVGKQRHPAWIALYALAYAGREVYDERLAGLEDDLKFQACIDWLENNLRQDKHGQWVWQYHFDSTYNDISIKAPWSSAFAQATGIQALLVAYERTGESRYIDLAKKAAQPLFTPLRAGGFLFEAGADIWFEEIPEPIENPGHILNGHMRVLLALADLHEATNDETAATWLQRGTDTLHRWLPKFDTGYWLRYDLNPRKEDLLFRFANPYGFPAHALAIDKITLRDPVSKTEVSVDVGSEMDATGAARIAGTHWGQIEEVAGRSARKLIPAALDDKPDEMRAPHTYFYVSLPGEWKDNLRDQWYELIIEYYDDIAANITIQQRSIAPGQTFRDMRDGDLHLNGARHWRKWIIPVRPSDLGYSVGRSYASKHFQYLAKLSERKKGLEPWARIAAGYLNLTGAPALVNRVEPKGQLSLPDQTPLLPIYSLDSNGVVRLHIGDSSTKWQSDGKLDPASGRGTPVYSPYIVAEQLISGSEMPGASSFMDNAHLIRKDSALHWLLDPANYSSVNNTSIYYYPFDNTYNDIASRAPWPSAFGQAYVLKSLVRTFESTKENDESLKSAIKRTGLGFSVELGEGGITHIDRSGHAWYEEVPNGTHVLNAHLVSVPQLAEASRTLNDKELNTLSSRAILALREKLNLFDTGYWLRYDQNPRKELLIQLDWIDGDRSPLIDTVLLQNPQTGKYISLDIGTPTDAEGHVRLSGTEWGPQQIVDGRTVRHFSNGYQTRDEAVQGGTTHNAFLILQLPDWDYADVFDTPPHRLIIRYKDTGKGNFAIKTQAIHEGNRLTFVPLRGGIWTLQGDQQWKEAVFTIRPQDMGWYKGPDYQQYEVEQLQRIANLTNDWFFYQYADRHRDFLARQRDGVAAIVEKQDASNTLPITLRVLDAGGTYPGHGFENSIDGDPNDDYTAGLENDTNYVVVELEREVRLAAIGLHWESEQNRADFVRVRELLSDGSIGRTLAEGSPGPGQVVRMRLDPGHAVRRLRIDFGAFAGQARILLRQIKAIEAEHGITTPSLFRRDTNQFLTSTDPANPLNVFRIPITESIRHIARSLVDDASSDHDKIVEFMRYIGQFKVGVASDSSPEATVTERIGACGTFTNTLLALSASQNLRGRVISMLNFPTNDGHAVAEIFTDGKWRLYDPTYGTYYIDRRRPEAGALSFDEIKTGFMTGAVDIGQEVLTYRPGLDRFTGRDIFVKADPSGVIGPDRPMVFRLFLDATDRPQLLQADFGPKFQGANFLGAASTNQNHEWIISGLTPGHAYIFSVEPEYLGGDIEVGDSYIFSLFSTIEGERKKQEEVLHNFDFSMKPVAPWRIHFVADNAEIKIILSHRYRGPRFRYMWMKSYRIERMNEENS